The following proteins are co-located in the Streptomyces sp. NBC_00435 genome:
- a CDS encoding tetratricopeptide repeat protein, which yields MRRPAWIMDAPEIIEPLLRVREIGVWDLRLTRVPLGPLERLAVSIVPEVKQGDRHHLIEKLLDIAVPLIPRPDYQDAARIIFDMNDPRVRSATARRTAAALVFGQSYSRFRDPEVGFERPLLLSVAEAIHKAALEHRTPAPGEPDSGDIDGGTHAADSSGHLQVILANDRVYSVESTDPYEIGVFPSTIAREASQDTTPYIERGIDKPLRDLLLDDEALEAQQRIVVVRGDPKAGKSRTLYEALKATHPTRPMVALRTPLETDIESPAHRPLATLAAMHGVAICRDSAPVVVWIDDAQRHLQRGFTRDNLRVLRERYPDVIIAVTLHNSAQPQFDKFDEPLGRLLRRASRHTELSSVLERDELAQARLRYSLEAQPDQHVARLPELFAAVNILQRRYQDHQHDDSVGVAIVQAAVNWRRTGMPSAIDEKSLQALSRITHGEIFPYREIGDQEFRNGLAWACKEVAKFASLVRKIPYSAPPVYEAFDAISQWLSDREPVPSSEIWDYVETRSTPETGLGVGFAAFLAGHGPIAQRLWRDVSENGHPDHIGPALLNLGATLAEAGDTAGACTALRRVIELGYTGIIPSALLNLGSALSRAGDVDGAKDAFQQAIDLGRADQAVDFGHGGRTTSFAALSLGQLLENSGDPEGAEAAYRQAIDSGDSDAIPKAALNLGVLLDKMQDHDGACLAYRQAVDSGDSGVSTAAALGLGQLLFHAGDLEGSKAAYRHTIDFGSAEQVSLARLNFGVLLEMTGDSEGAKAAYRQAVDADGAGDAVPEALFNLGRLLGKTEETDGARTALLRAIASGNAEQAPRAAARLGVVLSKVGDVEGAEAAFRQAIDSGHAYHAPVAALGLGTLLFQSEDTAGARAAFQRAIDFGDSEVLPSAALGLGGVLAQSGDVAGAEAAFQRAIDSGYGEVAPRAALGLGTLLLQTGDTAGARAAFQRAIDLGDSEVLPSAVLGLGRALAQSGDVAEAKTAFQRAIDSGHDDEAARAALGLGGLLTRAGDTEEAKAAFQRAIDSGHRNAAPRAALELGQLLNQPEDAEEARTALQQAIDSGHSDSAPRAIVCLAVQLALAGDVEGAKVLLPRAIDSDHEDAAPMAMVVLGLLLQESGDTESARTILQRAVDSGNIAAADKARAALVEHSRRDH from the coding sequence ATGCGACGGCCCGCCTGGATCATGGACGCACCGGAGATCATCGAACCGCTTCTGCGGGTGCGTGAGATAGGTGTGTGGGATCTCCGGTTGACGCGAGTGCCACTCGGCCCGCTGGAACGTCTCGCCGTATCCATTGTCCCGGAAGTGAAACAGGGTGACCGGCATCACCTCATCGAGAAGCTGCTTGATATCGCCGTCCCGCTGATTCCGCGTCCCGATTACCAGGATGCCGCACGCATCATCTTCGACATGAACGACCCGAGGGTGAGATCGGCAACTGCCCGGAGAACCGCGGCAGCCCTGGTGTTCGGGCAGTCCTACTCGCGATTCCGGGACCCGGAAGTCGGCTTCGAGCGCCCCTTGCTGCTGAGCGTCGCAGAGGCGATCCACAAGGCGGCCCTCGAGCACCGGACGCCGGCCCCCGGCGAACCGGATTCAGGGGATATTGACGGCGGTACGCACGCCGCGGATTCCAGCGGTCACCTCCAGGTAATTCTGGCGAACGACCGGGTGTATTCCGTCGAGTCCACGGATCCGTATGAGATCGGGGTGTTCCCCTCGACGATCGCCCGGGAAGCCTCGCAGGACACGACACCGTACATCGAGCGCGGCATCGACAAACCGCTGCGCGATCTCCTCCTGGATGACGAGGCCCTGGAAGCGCAACAGCGCATCGTGGTGGTACGAGGAGATCCCAAGGCAGGCAAGTCCCGCACTCTCTACGAAGCATTGAAGGCGACGCATCCGACTCGGCCGATGGTTGCCCTGCGCACGCCATTGGAGACGGACATCGAGAGTCCGGCGCACCGCCCACTGGCTACATTGGCAGCCATGCATGGTGTGGCGATCTGCCGCGATTCGGCACCTGTGGTGGTCTGGATCGATGACGCTCAACGCCATCTGCAGCGCGGCTTCACTCGCGATAATCTACGCGTACTGCGTGAACGCTACCCTGATGTCATCATTGCCGTAACACTGCACAACAGCGCTCAACCTCAATTCGACAAGTTCGACGAACCTTTGGGCCGCCTGCTGCGCAGGGCGAGCCGGCATACCGAGCTCTCATCCGTCCTCGAAAGGGACGAGCTCGCGCAAGCCCGTCTCCGGTACTCGCTCGAAGCTCAGCCCGATCAGCATGTGGCCCGCTTGCCGGAGCTGTTCGCCGCTGTCAACATCCTTCAGCGGCGCTATCAGGATCATCAGCATGACGATTCGGTAGGGGTCGCCATCGTGCAGGCCGCGGTGAACTGGCGCCGGACCGGGATGCCGTCGGCCATTGACGAGAAATCATTGCAGGCACTGTCCAGGATCACGCATGGCGAGATATTTCCTTACCGGGAAATCGGAGATCAGGAATTTCGCAACGGTCTGGCTTGGGCCTGCAAGGAAGTCGCCAAGTTCGCCTCTTTGGTAAGAAAGATTCCCTACAGTGCACCACCAGTCTATGAGGCATTCGACGCCATCAGCCAATGGCTGAGCGATCGGGAGCCGGTGCCGTCATCGGAGATCTGGGACTACGTCGAGACCCGTTCGACACCGGAAACCGGTCTCGGAGTAGGATTTGCGGCCTTCCTGGCCGGACATGGCCCCATCGCGCAGCGCCTGTGGCGCGACGTGAGCGAGAACGGCCATCCCGATCACATCGGCCCCGCGCTCCTGAATCTTGGTGCGACGCTCGCCGAGGCGGGAGATACGGCTGGAGCCTGTACCGCGCTCCGACGGGTGATCGAGCTCGGCTATACAGGGATCATCCCCTCGGCGTTGCTCAACCTCGGAAGTGCCCTGTCCCGTGCAGGAGATGTGGACGGAGCCAAGGACGCGTTCCAGCAAGCGATCGATCTCGGGCGCGCCGACCAGGCAGTCGACTTCGGCCACGGTGGCCGCACCACTTCCTTCGCTGCTCTCAGCCTTGGTCAACTGCTGGAGAACTCGGGAGATCCAGAGGGGGCCGAGGCCGCGTATCGCCAGGCGATCGATTCCGGCGACAGCGACGCGATCCCCAAAGCGGCGCTCAACCTCGGCGTGTTGCTGGACAAGATGCAAGATCATGACGGCGCCTGCCTGGCCTACCGGCAAGCGGTCGACTCCGGCGACAGCGGTGTCTCCACCGCGGCGGCGCTCGGCCTTGGGCAACTGCTGTTCCATGCAGGGGATCTGGAGGGGTCCAAGGCGGCCTACCGGCACACGATCGACTTCGGTAGCGCCGAACAGGTTTCCTTGGCGAGGCTCAATTTCGGAGTGCTGCTGGAGATGACAGGAGATTCGGAAGGGGCCAAGGCCGCCTACCGGCAAGCGGTCGACGCCGATGGGGCGGGCGATGCGGTTCCCGAAGCGCTGTTCAACCTTGGGCGGCTGCTGGGAAAGACCGAGGAGACGGACGGGGCTCGGACAGCTCTGCTGCGGGCGATCGCTTCCGGCAATGCCGAACAGGCTCCTCGGGCAGCGGCCCGGCTCGGAGTGGTGCTGTCCAAAGTCGGGGATGTGGAGGGGGCCGAGGCCGCCTTCCGGCAGGCGATCGACTCCGGCCATGCCTACCACGCCCCTGTGGCAGCGCTCGGGTTGGGGACGCTCCTGTTCCAATCCGAGGACACGGCAGGGGCCAGGGCCGCCTTCCAGCGGGCGATCGACTTCGGTGACAGCGAGGTCCTGCCTTCGGCGGCGCTCGGACTCGGAGGGGTGCTGGCTCAATCGGGGGACGTAGCGGGAGCCGAGGCCGCATTCCAGCGGGCGATCGACTCCGGGTACGGCGAGGTGGCCCCCCGAGCAGCACTCGGACTCGGGACGCTGCTGCTCCAAACGGGGGACACGGCAGGGGCCAGGGCCGCCTTCCAGCGGGCGATCGACCTCGGTGACAGCGAGGTCCTGCCGTCGGCGGTGCTCGGACTCGGAAGGGCGCTGGCTCAATCGGGGGACGTAGCGGAAGCCAAAACCGCATTCCAGCGGGCAATCGACTCCGGCCATGATGACGAGGCCGCCCGAGCGGCGCTCGGACTCGGAGGGTTGCTGACCAGGGCGGGGGACACAGAAGAGGCCAAGGCTGCCTTTCAGCGGGCGATCGACTCCGGCCACCGGAACGCGGCTCCACGAGCGGCGCTCGAACTCGGACAGTTGCTGAATCAGCCCGAGGACGCGGAGGAAGCCAGGACGGCCCTTCAGCAGGCCATCGACTCCGGCCACAGCGACTCGGCCCCCCGAGCGATCGTCTGCCTGGCTGTGCAGTTGGCACTCGCGGGAGATGTGGAGGGGGCCAAAGTGCTCCTCCCTCGGGCAATCGATTCCGACCATGAGGACGCGGCCCCCATGGCGATGGTGGTCCTCGGACTGCTGCTACAGGAAAGCGGGGACACGGAGAGCGCCCGTACGATCCTTCAGCGAGCGGTCGACTCCGGCAACATCGCGGCGGCTGACAAAGCTCGTGCGGCTCTTGTCGAGCACTCTCGGCGTGACCACTGA
- a CDS encoding carbohydrate ABC transporter permease translates to MACAYTLLPLGWLLTAAAKNTADLLGGNTLTLENLNLGRNLGDLASTGDGIYFRWYVNSLLYAGLGAVLCALICIAAGYVFHVFSFPGKELLFGLVLVGVMVPTSALALPMYLLASEVGIVNSYWAVLLPSLVNPFGVYLARVFCAGYVPGEVLEAARMDGAGELRTFWSIGLHMVIPGFVTVFLFQFTAIWNNFFLPLVMLSDHTLFPVSLGLFTWNAQVKAFPEYYPLVVTGALLAVVPLVVAFVLLQRHWKAGLTAGSAQ, encoded by the coding sequence ATGGCCTGCGCCTACACCCTGCTGCCGCTCGGCTGGCTGCTCACCGCCGCGGCCAAGAACACCGCCGACCTCCTCGGCGGGAACACCCTGACCCTGGAGAACCTCAACCTCGGCAGGAACCTCGGCGACCTGGCCTCCACCGGTGACGGCATCTACTTCCGCTGGTACGTCAACTCCCTGCTGTACGCGGGCCTGGGAGCCGTCCTGTGCGCCCTGATCTGCATCGCCGCCGGGTACGTGTTCCACGTCTTCTCCTTCCCCGGCAAGGAACTGCTGTTCGGCCTGGTCCTGGTCGGTGTCATGGTGCCCACCAGCGCCCTGGCGCTGCCGATGTACCTGCTCGCGTCAGAGGTGGGCATCGTCAACAGCTACTGGGCCGTCCTCCTCCCCTCCCTCGTCAACCCCTTCGGGGTCTACCTCGCCCGGGTCTTCTGCGCCGGCTACGTACCGGGCGAGGTCCTGGAAGCCGCGCGCATGGACGGCGCGGGGGAACTGCGCACCTTCTGGTCGATCGGCCTGCACATGGTCATACCCGGGTTCGTCACGGTGTTCCTGTTCCAGTTCACCGCCATCTGGAACAACTTCTTCCTGCCCCTGGTGATGCTGTCCGACCACACGCTCTTCCCGGTCAGCCTGGGTTTGTTCACCTGGAACGCACAGGTCAAAGCCTTCCCCGAGTACTACCCGCTGGTCGTCACCGGAGCGCTGCTGGCGGTCGTCCCGCTGGTCGTCGCGTTCGTCCTCCTCCAGCGGCACTGGAAGGCCGGCCTCACCGCGGGGAGCGCCCAGTGA
- a CDS encoding carbohydrate ABC transporter permease, giving the protein MTTGTTRAKGSRTTRTKGPRAAPAALLAPFLLLFTACTLVPIGYAVYLSLYTERRSGLGFGGAETVFTGLGNYTRALRDGAFLNGFLNIALYCLLYIPVMIALALALALILDSALARATRFSQLALFVPHAVPAIIAALIWTYLYTPGISPVLDALGHLGNRPDPLGNPLPAVANMALWQWTGYNMVIFYTALQAIPREVLETAVVDGAGTLRTAFSIKIPLIRASVAMVGVFTVIGSFQLFTEPMILHGSAPGVTSTWTPNMYAYTAAFDRSDYGLAAASSVVLAGATAALSFTVTRLTRSRSERRKQSPA; this is encoded by the coding sequence GTGACAACCGGCACCACCCGCGCCAAAGGCTCCCGCACCACCCGCACCAAAGGCCCCCGCGCCGCCCCAGCGGCCCTGCTCGCCCCGTTCCTGCTGCTCTTCACGGCCTGCACGCTCGTGCCGATCGGGTACGCCGTCTACCTCAGCCTCTACACCGAACGGCGCAGCGGACTCGGATTCGGCGGCGCGGAGACCGTGTTCACCGGCCTGGGCAACTACACCCGGGCCCTGCGGGACGGAGCCTTCCTCAACGGCTTCCTCAACATCGCCCTGTACTGCCTGCTGTACATCCCGGTGATGATCGCCCTCGCCCTCGCGCTGGCCCTGATACTGGACTCCGCGCTGGCCCGCGCCACGCGCTTCTCCCAGCTCGCCCTGTTCGTCCCGCACGCCGTGCCGGCCATCATCGCCGCGTTGATCTGGACGTACCTGTACACCCCCGGCATCAGCCCCGTGCTCGACGCGCTCGGACACCTCGGCAACCGGCCCGATCCGCTCGGCAACCCGCTGCCGGCCGTGGCCAACATGGCCCTGTGGCAGTGGACCGGCTACAACATGGTCATCTTCTACACCGCCCTCCAGGCCATCCCGCGTGAGGTGCTCGAAACCGCCGTCGTCGACGGCGCCGGAACCCTGCGCACCGCGTTCAGCATCAAGATCCCGCTGATCCGCGCCTCCGTCGCCATGGTCGGCGTGTTCACCGTCATCGGCTCGTTCCAGCTCTTCACCGAACCGATGATCCTCCACGGCAGTGCCCCGGGCGTCACCTCCACCTGGACCCCCAACATGTACGCCTACACCGCCGCCTTCGATCGCAGCGACTACGGCCTCGCCGCCGCCTCCTCGGTGGTGCTCGCGGGCGCCACCGCGGCCTTGTCCTTCACCGTCACCCGGCTCACCCGGTCCCGGTCCGAACGCCGGAAGCAGTCCCCGGCGTGA
- a CDS encoding hydroxyacid dehydrogenase, translating to MQQDLAARLIDAHTMARLVALTDIDPHLVLDDFTTPQALAALADTEVIVSGWGCPPIDATVLAAAPRLQVVVHAAGSVKHHITDACWERGIKVASAAWANALPVAEYTVAAVLVANKQLIRIRDDYRTRRAAYDWQSAYPDAGNYLRTVGVVGASCIGRRVLQLLRPHDLDLLLHDPYVHAAEAVRLGARAVTLDELCATCDVVTIHAPELPDTRHLIDRRRLALMRDGSTLINTSRGSLVDQDALTGELASGRLNAIIDVTLPEVLPADSPLYDLPNIVLTPHVAGSLGGELHRLAAAAVDELALWTAGLPFAHPVTAEDVDRTA from the coding sequence ATGCAACAGGACCTTGCCGCGCGTCTGATCGACGCCCACACCATGGCCAGGCTCGTCGCCCTGACCGACATCGACCCCCATCTGGTCCTGGACGACTTCACCACCCCGCAGGCCCTGGCCGCACTCGCCGACACCGAGGTGATCGTCTCGGGCTGGGGCTGCCCGCCGATCGACGCGACCGTCCTGGCCGCGGCCCCCCGGCTCCAGGTCGTCGTCCACGCGGCGGGGTCGGTGAAGCACCACATCACGGACGCCTGCTGGGAGCGGGGCATCAAGGTCGCCTCCGCCGCCTGGGCCAACGCCCTGCCGGTCGCCGAGTACACCGTCGCGGCCGTCCTCGTCGCCAACAAACAGCTGATCCGCATCCGCGACGACTACCGCACCCGGCGGGCCGCGTACGACTGGCAGAGCGCCTATCCCGACGCGGGCAACTACCTGCGCACCGTGGGCGTCGTCGGGGCCTCCTGCATCGGCCGCCGTGTACTGCAACTGCTGCGTCCGCACGACCTCGACCTGCTGCTCCACGACCCGTACGTCCACGCGGCCGAGGCCGTCCGCCTCGGGGCCCGCGCCGTCACGCTCGACGAGCTGTGCGCCACCTGCGACGTCGTGACCATCCACGCGCCCGAGCTGCCGGACACCCGTCACCTCATCGACCGCCGCAGGCTCGCCCTGATGCGGGACGGCAGCACGCTGATCAATACGTCCCGGGGATCCCTCGTCGACCAGGACGCCCTGACCGGCGAGCTCGCCTCCGGGCGCCTCAACGCCATCATCGACGTCACCCTCCCCGAGGTGCTGCCGGCCGACTCCCCGCTCTACGACCTGCCGAACATCGTGCTCACCCCGCACGTCGCAGGCTCCCTGGGCGGCGAGCTCCACCGTTTGGCCGCCGCCGCCGTGGACGAACTTGCCCTGTGGACCGCGGGCCTGCCCTTCGCGCACCCCGTCACGGCCGAGGACGTCGACCGCACCGCTTGA
- a CDS encoding ABC transporter substrate-binding protein, which yields MRPLVFSRRRALRVGAAVTVAALCGALSACGGDVDDASAADGKPVTLTFWGWAKGTQEVVNAFNATHSGIQINFEEIPSGNAGGYAKISNAVKAGNAPDVLNVEYPQLPDFVSQGAVQDISGLVDDRLKAKYLPHAIELTSLGGKTWALPQDVAPQAFFYRRDLFQKAGITVPRTWAEFRTAAEKFKAALPGARIATFFPDDPTTFEAVAWQNGAHWFTAEDDAWKVNLTGPESNQVADYWQKLIDDDLVQVQPSFSQQWTASLQKGETAGYLGASWGAGVLKANLGTAAGMNGNWAVAALPAWDGQPSSGMLGGSTFAVSKDSKKAEAAVEFATWATTTPEGIKARIASGTSSSYPAATALVPVAKEAFDTAFYGGQDIYGVFTEAAKSIKPGWAWGPAMGVTNGSLRDSFGKVTARTGTIADALATAQQDTVDEFRIRGLKVAP from the coding sequence ATGCGCCCACTCGTGTTCTCCCGCCGCAGAGCCCTCCGTGTCGGCGCCGCCGTCACCGTCGCCGCCTTGTGCGGGGCCCTCTCCGCCTGCGGCGGCGACGTGGACGACGCCTCCGCCGCTGACGGCAAGCCCGTCACCTTGACCTTCTGGGGCTGGGCCAAGGGCACGCAGGAAGTCGTCAACGCCTTCAACGCGACGCATTCGGGCATCCAGATCAACTTCGAGGAGATCCCCTCCGGCAACGCCGGCGGCTACGCCAAGATCTCCAACGCGGTCAAAGCGGGGAACGCCCCCGACGTCCTGAACGTCGAGTACCCGCAGCTCCCCGACTTCGTCAGCCAGGGCGCCGTCCAGGACATCAGCGGGCTCGTCGACGACCGCCTGAAGGCGAAGTACCTGCCGCACGCCATCGAGCTGACCTCGCTCGGCGGCAAGACCTGGGCCCTGCCCCAGGACGTCGCGCCCCAGGCGTTCTTCTACCGTAGGGACCTCTTCCAGAAGGCCGGCATCACGGTCCCCAGGACCTGGGCCGAGTTCCGCACGGCCGCCGAGAAGTTCAAGGCCGCCCTGCCCGGGGCCCGGATCGCCACGTTCTTCCCGGACGACCCCACCACCTTCGAAGCGGTGGCCTGGCAGAACGGTGCCCACTGGTTCACCGCCGAGGACGACGCCTGGAAGGTGAACCTCACCGGACCGGAGAGCAACCAGGTCGCCGACTACTGGCAGAAGCTGATCGACGACGACCTGGTTCAGGTCCAGCCCTCCTTCAGCCAGCAGTGGACCGCTTCCCTCCAGAAGGGCGAGACCGCCGGCTACCTGGGCGCCTCCTGGGGCGCCGGTGTCCTCAAGGCCAACCTGGGCACGGCCGCGGGCATGAACGGCAACTGGGCCGTCGCAGCGCTGCCCGCCTGGGACGGCCAGCCCTCCAGCGGCATGCTCGGCGGCAGCACCTTCGCCGTCTCCAAGGACAGCAAGAAGGCCGAGGCCGCCGTCGAGTTCGCCACCTGGGCCACCACCACGCCCGAGGGCATCAAGGCCCGTATCGCCTCGGGGACCTCGTCCTCGTACCCCGCCGCCACCGCCCTCGTCCCGGTGGCCAAGGAGGCGTTCGACACCGCCTTCTACGGCGGCCAGGACATCTACGGCGTCTTCACGGAAGCCGCCAAGTCGATCAAGCCCGGCTGGGCCTGGGGCCCCGCCATGGGGGTCACCAACGGCTCGCTCAGGGACTCCTTCGGCAAGGTCACCGCGCGGACCGGCACCATCGCGGACGCCCTCGCCACCGCTCAGCAGGACACCGTGGACGAGTTCAGGATCCGCGGGCTGAAGGTCGCCCCGTGA
- a CDS encoding right-handed parallel beta-helix repeat-containing protein produces MSMTRSGAAVAGALCLVLLPGLEVADASSPARAVRTSYYVDCSSGSSGAGTLASPWNSLSAVNARTFGDGDTISFKSGTVCTGTLTPKGSGAAGAPITINSYGTGAKPIIDGNGAAWAVRLLDQTYWTVTGLHVKNPAATTAERTGILVESTTAAEKPGIVLKGLEVSDVAGWGNKTGANAAWFSLSSGIAVRARGTAGVFRGVEITDNSVHDTGGGGIKIQGDPDNRRMHTGVHIAGNTIREVGGDGIVVHASDAPLIERNTALDLGLGKYPFVGGNFAGMWPINAKNPVFQFNVVGRSRPSSFDSTAWDCDGGVMGTCTYQYNYSFGNAGGFFLNCADCTEWGNTTTTMVIRYNIAQDDCRLAAGDDETSPINIYNNTFYCPSQPISAARWPNAQYRNNIFVAPSGSFPSTGTFDSNTYLGGVKAPAGDRNAVTADPKLVAPGSGDELGTDLTGYRLLTGSPALANGAVIGSNGGRDYFGNTVSATKAPNRGAYNGAGVTATALPIRSFYNQVGVTSDTNPTAGAITDSGRSFSGQALEAVGFTRGAVKTVGGVPFTWHPGPYGTPDNVRAAGQKIAVTGSGTKLGFLGFSVNGRTTGSGVITFTDGSTQNYTISLDDWWTTMSTNGGIAAAVPAYHNRHDVAYNDRTTPSAAPATRIWFASVTIPTGKQLATVTLPPSPVAALRMNIFDVRPGN; encoded by the coding sequence GTGTCCATGACCAGATCCGGGGCAGCCGTCGCCGGTGCCCTCTGCCTCGTCCTACTGCCGGGGCTGGAGGTCGCCGACGCCTCGTCGCCGGCGCGAGCCGTACGCACGTCCTACTACGTCGACTGCTCGTCGGGCTCGTCCGGCGCGGGCACCCTGGCCAGTCCCTGGAACTCCTTGTCCGCCGTGAACGCCCGCACGTTCGGCGACGGTGACACCATCTCGTTCAAGTCCGGCACTGTGTGCACCGGAACCCTGACACCCAAGGGATCGGGCGCGGCCGGCGCCCCCATCACCATCAACAGCTACGGCACCGGGGCGAAGCCGATCATCGACGGCAACGGTGCTGCCTGGGCGGTGAGGCTGCTCGACCAGACGTACTGGACCGTCACCGGACTGCACGTGAAGAACCCCGCGGCCACCACCGCGGAACGTACCGGCATCCTCGTCGAATCCACGACCGCCGCGGAGAAGCCCGGGATCGTCCTCAAGGGGCTCGAAGTCTCCGACGTCGCGGGCTGGGGCAACAAGACCGGTGCCAACGCCGCGTGGTTCTCCCTCTCGTCCGGCATCGCCGTACGCGCCAGGGGCACGGCCGGAGTCTTCCGTGGCGTGGAGATCACCGACAACAGCGTCCACGACACGGGCGGCGGCGGGATCAAGATCCAGGGCGACCCGGACAATCGGCGTATGCACACCGGCGTCCACATCGCCGGCAACACCATCCGCGAAGTCGGTGGCGACGGCATCGTCGTCCACGCCTCGGACGCGCCCCTGATCGAGCGCAACACCGCCCTGGACCTCGGGCTGGGGAAGTACCCCTTCGTCGGGGGCAACTTCGCCGGCATGTGGCCGATCAACGCCAAGAATCCGGTCTTCCAATTCAACGTGGTCGGCCGGTCCCGGCCATCGTCCTTCGACTCCACCGCCTGGGACTGTGACGGTGGCGTCATGGGCACCTGCACCTACCAGTACAACTACTCCTTCGGAAACGCCGGCGGGTTCTTCCTCAACTGCGCCGACTGCACCGAATGGGGCAACACCACCACGACCATGGTGATCCGCTACAACATTGCCCAGGACGACTGCCGACTGGCCGCCGGGGACGACGAAACCTCGCCCATCAACATCTACAACAACACGTTCTACTGCCCGAGCCAGCCCATCAGCGCGGCCAGGTGGCCCAACGCCCAGTACCGCAACAACATCTTCGTCGCTCCGTCGGGCTCCTTCCCGAGCACCGGAACCTTCGACTCCAACACCTACCTCGGCGGAGTCAAAGCCCCCGCCGGTGACAGGAACGCCGTCACAGCCGACCCGAAGCTCGTTGCGCCGGGCAGCGGCGACGAACTGGGCACGGACCTCACCGGCTACCGCCTGCTGACGGGTTCGCCCGCACTGGCCAACGGTGCCGTGATCGGCTCGAACGGCGGACGCGACTACTTCGGCAACACGGTCTCCGCCACGAAGGCCCCCAACCGGGGCGCCTACAACGGCGCGGGCGTCACCGCCACCGCACTGCCGATCCGCTCCTTCTACAACCAGGTCGGCGTCACCAGCGACACCAACCCCACCGCCGGCGCCATCACCGACAGCGGACGCAGCTTCTCCGGCCAGGCCCTGGAAGCCGTGGGCTTCACCCGAGGCGCCGTCAAGACCGTCGGCGGGGTCCCCTTCACCTGGCACCCGGGCCCCTACGGCACGCCCGACAACGTCAGGGCGGCCGGCCAGAAGATCGCCGTCACCGGCAGTGGCACCAAGCTCGGCTTCCTCGGCTTCTCCGTCAACGGACGGACCACCGGTTCCGGTGTGATCACCTTCACCGACGGCTCCACCCAGAACTACACCATCAGCCTGGACGACTGGTGGACCACCATGTCCACCAACGGTGGGATCGCCGCGGCCGTGCCCGCTTACCACAACCGGCACGACGTCGCCTACAACGACCGGACCACCCCTTCGGCCGCGCCCGCGACACGTATCTGGTTCGCTTCCGTGACCATCCCGACGGGCAAGCAGCTCGCCACCGTCACCCTGCCGCCCAGCCCCGTCGCCGCACTCCGCATGAACATCTTCGACGTCCGCCCCGGCAATTGA